One Sphingopyxis macrogoltabida genomic region harbors:
- a CDS encoding nuclear transport factor 2 family protein yields MCRGPAAIDAFLDREAAVAVVTSYASALDARDWVAYRALFTDEIAIDYGAIGSLVATVPADEWTNRCKTLEGFDATAHRLHNIVATIEGDHATVASIVDAVHLVGIEDRALLGDLIGRYTHRLVRGDGWRIAGVTLTVVGYPAGKEAFDDAFAAARAIFAEGSTG; encoded by the coding sequence ATGTGCCGGGGCCCGGCCGCGATCGACGCTTTCCTCGACAGGGAAGCGGCGGTCGCGGTCGTGACCTCCTATGCGTCGGCGCTCGATGCGCGCGACTGGGTCGCGTATCGCGCCCTCTTCACCGACGAGATCGCGATCGATTATGGCGCGATCGGCTCGCTTGTCGCGACGGTGCCGGCGGACGAGTGGACGAACCGCTGCAAGACGCTCGAAGGTTTCGACGCGACCGCGCACCGGCTGCACAATATCGTCGCGACGATCGAAGGCGATCATGCGACGGTCGCGAGCATCGTCGATGCGGTCCATCTCGTCGGAATCGAGGACCGCGCCCTGCTCGGCGACCTGATCGGGCGCTACACCCATCGACTGGTGCGGGGGGACGGGTGGAGGATCGCCGGCGTGACATTGACCGTCGTCGGCTATCCTGCCGGAAAGGAGGCGTTCGACGACGCCTTCGCAGCCGCGCGCGCCATTTTCGCCGAAGGAAGTACCGGATGA